In the genome of Mytilus edulis chromosome 3, xbMytEdul2.2, whole genome shotgun sequence, one region contains:
- the LOC139515328 gene encoding uncharacterized protein, with amino-acid sequence MSSRAVHIEVIEEMSTSSFINALRRFVSLRGKVKKLFSDRGKNFVGAANELGIPAICVEDKTLKTFLNEKGTVWKFNTPYSSHMGGSWERLIGMARRIIDSILYDARHNKLTHEVLCTFMAETTAIMNSRPLIPISSDPDSPCVLSPNALLTTKTIDCDEDFSHLNIRYVYTTQWKFVQVLAEQFWTQWRREYLQTLQSRRKQTQENIKEGDTVILKDGDQHRNLWPIGLIEHIFPSKDKLVRKVLVRTIRDGQVRVCVRPITQTVLLCRNAL; translated from the coding sequence ATGTCATCTAGAGCTGTACACATTGAGGTTATTGAAGAGATGAGCACCTCATCTTTTATCAATGCGCTACGACGGTTCGTGTCATTAAGAGGCAAagttaagaaattattttccgACCGAGGGAAAAATTTCGTTGGAGCAGCGAATGAACTTGGGATTCCTGCAATATGTGTGGAAGATAAAACTTTGAAAACCTTTCTTAACGAAAAAGGTACTGTTTGGAAGTTCAACACTCCATATTCGTCACATATGGGAGGCTCGTGGGAACGTCTCATAGGCATGGCTCGCCGTATTATTGACTCTATTCTCTATGATGCAAGACACAACAAATTAACACATGAGGTTCTGTGCACCTTTATGGCGGAAACAACGGCCATCATGAACTCTCGTCCATTGATTCCAATTTCATCAGACCCTGATTCACCGTGTGTTTTGTCGCCAAATGCTCTGCTAACTACCAAAACCATTGACTGTGATGAAGATTTTAGTCATTTGAACATTCGATATGTATACACTACTCAATGGAAATTCGTTCAAGTACTAGCTGAACAGTTTTGGACTCAGTGGCGTCGCGAGTACTTACAAACGTTGCAATCTCGACGAAAACAAACTCAGGAGAACATTAAAGAAGGTGATACCGTTATTCTCAAGGATGGTGATCAACACAGAAACCTTTGGCCAATAGGACTTATTGAACATATATTTCCTAGTAAAGACAAATTAGTTAGGAAAGTGTTAGTAAGAACAATCAGAGATGGACAAGTTCGTGTATGTGTGCGACCAATCACACAGACTGTTCTTTTGTGTCGCAATGCATTGTAA
- the LOC139516895 gene encoding NAD(P)H dehydrogenase [quinone] 1-like: MQWASVPAILKGWFERVLIKDFAFSFPKMLDEGLLKEKKAVLSFTTGCPGGMFTPNGLLGDLNVILWPIQYCTLRFCGFDVLKPQCSFSPTHADDKQREEMLNDWGTRLKNILTEEPIMFLSLSNFDAQKWFVISDNYVEEQKNKEVGPSVGHHLGKKMPL; encoded by the exons ATGCAATGGGCCTCAGTCCCAGCTATTCTCAAGGGATGGTTTGAACGTGTTCTCATCAAAGATTTTGCATTCAGCTTTCCAAAAATGTTAGATGAAGGACTACTCAAG GAAAAGAAAGCTGTTTTGTCATTTACAACAGGATGTCCAGGTGGAATGTTTACACCTAATGGTTTGCTAGGAGACCTAAATGTGATTCTTTGGCCTATTCAG tatTGCACACTTCGATTTTGTGGATTTGATGTTCTGAAGCCTCAGTGTTCATTTTCACCAACACATGCCGATGACAAACAGAGAGAAGAAATGCTAAATGATTGGGGAACTCGGCTAAAGAACATTCTAACAGAAGAACCAATAATGTTCCTATCGCTTTCTAACTTTGATGCACAAAAGTGGTTTGTCATTTCTGACAATTATGTGGAGGAGCAAAAGAATAAAGAGGTCGGACCATCTGTTGGACATCATCTGGGTAAAAAAATGCCACTCTGA
- the LOC139516894 gene encoding NAD(P)H dehydrogenase [quinone] 1-like yields MYKKFLETQKTALIVYAHPEPKSFNAALRDTAVKTLKAQGYNVLVSDLYAQHFQPVISKTDIIGELGDPKHFNYPNEVGAAYTKDSLCLDIKQEIEKLKMADLVIFQFPMQWASVPAILKGWFERVLIKDFAFSFLNMFDEGLLKGKKCVLSMTTGSPGGMFTPNGLLGDLDVILWPIQYCTLRGCGFDVLKPQCIFSPAYADDKQREQMLHDWGTRLKNILTEEPIVFPSISNFDANKGFVMSDNYVEEQKNKENGPSVGHHLGKKMPL; encoded by the exons ATGTACAAGAAATTTCTTGAAACACAGAAAACAGCTCTGATAGTTTATGCTCATCCCGAGCCTAAATCGTTCAATGCAGCACTTCGCGACACAGCTGTTAAAACTCTTAAAGCCCAGGGATATAATGTTTTAGTGTCCGACCTTTACGCACAACATTTTCAACCAGTGATTTCAAAAACAGATATTATTG GTGAACTCGGGGATCCAAAACATTTCAATTATCCAAATGAAGTCGGTGCAGCCTATACAAAAGACAGTTTGTGCTTAGATATCAAACAAGAAATAGAAAAGTTAAAAATGGCTGATTTGGTTATTTTCCAATTTCCAATGCAATGGGCCTCAGTTCCAGCTATTCTCAAGGGGTGGTTTGAGCGAGTTCTCATCAAAGATTTTGCATTCAGCTTTCTTAATATGTTTGATGAAGGACTTCTTAAG GGAAAGAAATGTGTTTTATCAATGACAACAGGAAGTCCAGGAGGAATGTTTACACCTAATGGTTTGCTAGGCGACTTAGATGTTATTCTTTGGCCTATTCAG TATTGCACACTTCGAGGTTGTGGTTTTGATGTTCTGAAGCCACAGTGTATATTTTCACCTGCGTATGCCGATGACAAACAAAGAGAACAAATGCTACATGATTGGGGAACTCGCTTAAAGAACATTTTAACAGAAGAACCCATAGTTTTCCCTTCGATTTCTAATTTTGATGCTAACAAAGGGTTTGTAATGTCAGACAATTATGTGGAGGAGCAAAAGAATAAAGAAAACGGACCGTCTGTTGGACATCATCTGGGTAAAAAAATGCCACTCTAA